CCGGGGCGGAGCGGGGTCTCTTCGTCGAGGTCGAGGAGACCGGCCGGCTCGAGTACAGCGTCCTTCACGGGTTCGCGCCGAACCAGCTCCAGGGGGACGCCGGTGGCTACAGCCGAACGCTGTTCACCCGCGTGCTCGAACGTGGCGCTGCCGTGCGGCTCGACCACATCACCGACGATCCGACGCTCGCGCCGATCGAGTCCGTCCGGGTTCTGCGCGCTGCGGCCATTCTCTGCGTCCCGATCCGCGCGGGGGATCGCATCGCAGCGCTGGTCCATCTGGAGCACCGCCAGCGCGGTCACTTCACCGAGGCGCATCGCGAGGCGATCGAGGCGCTGGCCGCCGTCGCGGGACCGGTGCTCGCGGCGTTGCGAGCCGGTCGCCAGGTGCTGCGCGAGCGCGACCGCCTGCGCTCCGAAGCGGAAGACAGTCGCCGGCAGCTGGCCGAGGACTGGTCGTTCGGGCGCTTCGTCGGTCGCTCTTCCGTGGTGCGCGATCTCGAAGCCGTCGTGAGGCGCGTCGCCGCCTCGTCGGCGCCGGTGCTGCTTCTCGGCGAATCCGGAACGGGCAAGGGGCTGATCGCTCGCATCCTCCACTCCCAGGGACCGCGTGCGACGGAACCCTTCGTCACCGTGTTCTGTCCGTCGCTCGAGCGCGGCATGGTCGAGGCGGAGCTGTTCGGCCACCGCCGAGGCGCTTTCACGGGCGCAACCGCGGATCGCGCCGGCAAGCTGGCCGCGGCGGAAGGCGGCACGCTCTTTCTCGATGAGATCGGAGAGCTTTCTCCCGAGCTGCAGCCCAAGCTCCTGCGCCTGCTGCAGGAAAAGACCTACGAGCGCGTCGGCGACGCGAAAGAGATGACTGCCGACGTGCGCATCATCGCGGCGACCAACCGCGACCTCGAACGTGAGGTCGAAGCGGGACGCTTCCGCCGCGACCTGTTCGAGCGCCTCAATTACGTGCCGCTCGAGGTGCCCCCCCTGCGCCAGCGGCGCGAGGACCTCCCGCTCCTGCTGCGCCATGCGCTCGACCGTATCGAGGGCGGACGCTGGATCGAGATCTCGCCCGAGGCCGAGCGCGCGCTCGTCGATCTCGATTTCGCCTGGCCGGGCAACGTGCGTCACATCGAGCAGCTCGCGGCGCGGCTCGCGCTCGGCGGCGCGTCCTCGCCGGTCTCGGCAGCCGATTTGCTCGCGAGGCTCCAGCCCGCGGGAACCGGGCGCGCCGTTGCCGGAGCCACCTCCAGCGACCTCTCGCCTGGGCTGCCCGCGCTGCTCGAAGAGTCCGAGCGCGGCTGGCTCGAGCGTGCGCTCGAGCTCCATCCCGGCCTCACGCGCGCCGAGCTCGCCACGCGGCTCAAGATCAGCGAGGCGTCGCTCTACAAGAAGCTCAAGCAGCACGGGCTGACGTGACGGATCCGACCGCGGCCGCGCGGTTCCTGCCCGGTCACCTCGTCGCCGGGCGGTATCGGATCATCGAGCGCGTCGGCCAGGGCGCGATGGGCGAGGTGTTCCGCGCCGACGACCTCAAGCTCGGACACCGCGTCGCCCTCAAGTTCCTGCCGCGCGAGCTGTCCGCGGACCCCGAGAGACTGCAAGCGCTGTTCGCCGAGGTACGCGTCGCACGCCAGGTGTCGCACCCGAACGTCTGCCGGGTCCACGACGTGGTCGAGGCTGATGGCACGCACTTCCTGACGATGGAGCTGGTCGACGGCGAGGACTTGGCCTCGCTGCTGCGGCGGATCGGCCGGCTGCCCTCGGCGAAGGCCGCCGAGATCGGGCGCGAGATCGCGGCCGGCCTCGCCGCGATCCACGACCGTGGCGTCCTCCATCGAGACCTGAAGCCCGCGAACGTGATGATCGACGGCCTCGGCCACGCGCGAATCACCGACTTCGGCCTCGCCGAGCTCCAGGACGCGCGCTTCGATCCCGAGCTGATCGTCGGCACACCGGCTTACATGGCGCCCGAGGCGCTCGCAGGCGGACAGCCGCCGACGCCGCGCGCCGATCTCTACGCGCTCGGCCTCGTCCTCTACGAGCTGTACACCGGCCGCGCACCGGCCACGGCGCCGACGATCGGCGAGCTGATCCGGCTGCGCACCGGAGACCCGCCGCCACCCCCTTCTTCCGTGCAGCGCGATCTCGATCCACGCATCGACCGCATCGTCCTGCGATGCCTCGAGCGCGATCCTGACCGT
The sequence above is a segment of the Candidatus Eisenbacteria bacterium genome. Coding sequences within it:
- a CDS encoding sigma-54-dependent Fis family transcriptional regulator, with translation MTRAEAVVDCRHMTDSMPTPSLVDALQSVLNQVAEPSHVLRVILEQAVARTGAERGLFVEVEETGRLEYSVLHGFAPNQLQGDAGGYSRTLFTRVLERGAAVRLDHITDDPTLAPIESVRVLRAAAILCVPIRAGDRIAALVHLEHRQRGHFTEAHREAIEALAAVAGPVLAALRAGRQVLRERDRLRSEAEDSRRQLAEDWSFGRFVGRSSVVRDLEAVVRRVAASSAPVLLLGESGTGKGLIARILHSQGPRATEPFVTVFCPSLERGMVEAELFGHRRGAFTGATADRAGKLAAAEGGTLFLDEIGELSPELQPKLLRLLQEKTYERVGDAKEMTADVRIIAATNRDLEREVEAGRFRRDLFERLNYVPLEVPPLRQRREDLPLLLRHALDRIEGGRWIEISPEAERALVDLDFAWPGNVRHIEQLAARLALGGASSPVSAADLLARLQPAGTGRAVAGATSSDLSPGLPALLEESERGWLERALELHPGLTRAELATRLKISEASLYKKLKQHGLT